In one Melopsittacus undulatus isolate bMelUnd1 chromosome 4, bMelUnd1.mat.Z, whole genome shotgun sequence genomic region, the following are encoded:
- the AGBL2 gene encoding LOW QUALITY PROTEIN: cytosolic carboxypeptidase 2 (The sequence of the model RefSeq protein was modified relative to this genomic sequence to represent the inferred CDS: inserted 3 bases in 2 codons; deleted 1 base in 1 codon): protein MQPKEGEPGGFGGGLLPDPYDSFMHHHLSYYGYFQGRKMGLWLPHCPPAAPWGPLSPSLQHRGALGEPWGLFAVPPMGGLLPPPRWPVECKVIQESMEHIEWDPPEPEPLCQPTSMEQALATLSEQQGTVVYNCSPVPHGTRVGGAPGPPSSAAAPLEGPQDTTLLFESHFESGNLQRAIKVGPYEYLLRLRLDLFTTKHTQWFYFRVQNTRREPCNCFTITNLAKAKSLYGEGMRPLLYSQQDAQSCGIGWCRVGTDVWYYRGAGDREPAAFHLSWSMRFPHDGDTFFTHSYTYTDLRALMGDPVQLWYCTVRALCHSLAGNTVYVLTITGSSXHPCGCLDFLLSTDTRLLWCLFVFMVVPMLNPDGXVVGNSQCSLSSWDPNRAYGMVRPGDFPGVWHLWAMVERVLVEWEVVLYCDFHWHSWKNNIFMYGCDGGSAGAGLWLHQRIFPLMFSKNTPDKFSFPSCKFKVQKSKAGTGWVVMWCLGVSNSYTLEVAFGGSTLGGSRSHFTVWDLMVLGAHLCDSLLDLCDPNPTKLQQCLAELDELLWQRLGCDPGVGGSWSDVAASELESSTSSSNSSMSDSLLVQQLPAPLPWQHLTVPPSRPEAALVRSAGSTGAWARKRKRRRRRCPSVP, encoded by the exons ATGCAGCCCAAGGAGGGGGAACcaggggggtttgggggggggctGCTCCCTGACCCCTACGACAGCTTCATGCATCACCACTTGAGCTACTACGGCTACTTCCAAGGTAGGAAGAtggggctgtggctgccccatt gtcctcctgcagcccccTGGGGCCCATTGAGCCCCTCACTGCAGCACCGGGGGGCCCTGGGGGAGCCATGGGGTCTCTTTGCTGTGCCCCCAATGGGGGGGCTCCTGCCCCCTCCCCGCTGGCCTGTGGAGTGCAAGGTCATCCAGGAGAGCATGGAGCACATTG AGTGGGACCCCCCTGAACCGGAGCCCCTCTGCCAGCCCACGAGCATGGAGCAGGCCCTGGCCACCCTCAGCGAGCAGCAGGGCACCGTGGTCTATAACTGCAGCCCAG TGCCCCACGGCACCCGCGTTGGGGGGGCCCCAGGGCCCCCATCCTCTGCAGCAGCGCCCTTGGAGGGGCCCCAGGACACAACACTGCTCTTTGAGTCCCACTTTGAGAGTGGCAACCTGCAGAGAGCCATCAAGGT TGGCCCCTATGAGTACCTGCTGCGGCTGAGGCTGGACCTGTTCACCACCAAACACACCCAATGGTTCTACTTCCGCGTCCAAAACACGCGCCGGGAG CCCTGTAACTGCTTCACCATCACCAACCTCGCCAAAGCCAAGAGCCTCTATGGTGAGGGGATGAGGCCGCTGCTCTACTCCCAGCAGGACGCCCAAAGCTGCGGCATCGGCTGGTGCCGTGTTGGCACCGACGTCTGGTACTACCGCGGTGCCGGTGACCGGGAACCGGCTGCTTTCCACCTCTCCTGGTCCATGCGCTTCCCCCACGATGGTGACACCTTCTTCACCCACTCCTACACCTACACGGACCTGCGGGCCCTCATGGGTGACCCGGTGCAGTTGTGGTACTGCACAGTGCGGGCGCTGTGCCACAGCCTGGCTGGCAACACCGTGTACGTGCTGACCATCACCGGCAGCTC GCACCCATGCGGCTGCCTCGACTTCCTGCTCAGCACCGACACACGGCTCCTGTGGTGCCTCTTTGTGTTCATGGTGGTGCCAATGCTCAACCCCGatg tggtggtggggaatTCCCAATGCTCCCTGTCCAGCTGGGATCCCAACAGGGCTTATGGAATGGTGAGGCCTGGAGACTTCCCTGGAGTGTGGCACCTGTGGGCTATGGTTGAGAG GGTGTTGGTGGAGTGGGAGGTGGTGCTGTACTGCGACTTCCATTGGCACAGCTGGAAGAACAACATCTTCATGTATGGCTGTGACGGTGGCAGCGCCGGTGCTGGGCTCTGGCTGCACCAGCGCATCTTCCCCTTGATGTTCAGCAAGAACACCCCTGACAAG ttctccttccccagctgcaaATTCAAGGTGCAGAAGAGCAAAGCAGGGACAGGCTGGGTGGTGATGTGGTGCTTGGGGGTCTCCAACAGCTACACCCTGGAGGTGGCTTTCGGTGGCTCCACGTTGG GTGGGAGCAGATCCCACTTCACCGTGTGGGACCTCATGGTACTGGGCGCCCATCTGTGTGACTCCCTGCTGGACCTGTGCGACCCCAACCCCACCAAG ctccagcagtgcctggcggagctggatgagctcctGTGGCAGCGGCTGGGATGTGATCCGGGGGTGGGTGGCAGCTGGAGCGATGTGGCTGCTTCTGAGCTTGAGTCCAG caccagcagctccaacagctccatgtccgACTCACTCCTGGTTCAGCAGCTCCCG GCCCCGTTGCCATGGCAACACCTCACCGTGCCCCCGTCCCGACCGGAAGCGGCGCTCGTGCGCTCCGCCGGAAGTACCGGGGCGTGGGCACGGAAGCGgaagcggcggcggcggcggtgtCCTTCGGTGCCGTGA
- the MTCH2 gene encoding mitochondrial carrier homolog 2, translating to MADAASQVLLGSGLTVLSQPLMYVKVLVQVGYEPLPPTLGRNIFGRQVYQLPGLFSYAKHIVKVDGRAGLFKGLVPRLCSSAIGTVVHGKVLQQYQEAEEAAPGASKKEPVSSLEQVLKETSREMVARSAATLITHPFHVITLRCMVQFIGRETKYSGTLSAFATIYREEGILGFFAGLIPRLLGDILSLWLCNMLAYLINTYALENGVSTMAEMKSYSQAITGFFASMLTYPFVLVSNLMAVNDCGLAGGLLPYAPTYSSWLDCWSQLRREGNMSRGNTLFFRKVPVGKRYVWEERRFR from the exons ATGGCGGACGCGGCCTCGCAGGTGCTGCTGGGCTCGGGGCTCACGGTGCTGTCACAGCCGCTCATGTACGTGAAGGTGTTGGTGCAG GTCGGGTACGAGCCGCTGCCGCCCACCCTGGGCAGGAACATCTTCGGCCGCCAGGTCTACCAGCTCCCGGGGCTGTTCTCCTATG CCAAGCACATTGTGAAGGTGGACGGCAGAGCAGGGCTCTTCAAAGGCCTCGTCCCTCGGCTCTGCTCCAGCGCCATCGGCACCGTGGTGCACGGCAAAGTGCTGCAG CAGTACCAGGAGGCTGAGGAAGCTGCG cctgGAGCCAGCAAGAAGGAGCCGGTGTCATCACTGGAGCAGGTGCTGAAGgag aCCTCCCGAGAGATGGTCGCTCGCTCTGCTGCCACCCTCATCACCCACCCCTTCCATG TCATCACCCTTCGCTGCATGGTGCAGTTCATCGGCCGCGAGACCAAGTACAG TGGGACACTAAGCGCCTTCGCCACCATCTACCGGGAAGAAGGGATCCTGGGCTTCTTTGC TGGCCTCATCCCCCGGCTGCTCGGGGACATCCTCTCGCTCTGGCTCTGTAACATGCTGGCCTACCTCATCAACACGTACGCGCTGGAGAACGGG gtCTCAACCATGGCTGAGATGAAGAGCTACTCCCAGGCAATCACTGGA TTCTTCGCTAGCATGCTGACCTACCCCTTCGTCCTCGTCTCCAACCTGATGGCTGTCAATGACTGCGG CCTCGCTGGGGGTCTCCTTCCCTACGCCCCCACCTACTCATCCTGGCTGGATTGCTGGAGCCAACTGCGCAGGGAG GGCAACATGAGCCGAGGGAACACGTTGTTCTTCCGGAAGGTGCCCGTAGGGAAGCGCTACGTGTGGGAGGAGAGGAGGTTCCGCTGA
- the NUDT8 gene encoding mitochondrial coenzyme A diphosphatase NUDT8 isoform X2: MSEPGPEDPGGLLSAGSERRCRARLAAAAGQGAAAAAVLVPLCSVRGRPAVLFTLRSRRLGGPHSGDVSFPGGRRDPADADAVATALRETREELGLELTEQNVWGQLRTLPDRGLMVAPVVANLGPLENLTLAPNPDEVAEVFTLPLAHLLREDNQGYTHFRTAGRYSYTLPVFLNGPHRVWGLTAVITELTLELLAPGRYRRKTVVPARHRSA; encoded by the exons ATGTCGGAGCCGGGTCCGGAGGACCCCGGGGGGCTGCTGAGCGCGGGCAGCGAGCGCCGGTGCAGGGCTCGGCTGGCGGCGGCCGCGGGGCAgggagcggcggcggccgcggTGCTGGTGCCGCTGTGCTCGGTGCGGGGCCGACCTGCGGTGCTGTTCACGCTGCGGTCCCGGAGACTGGGGGGGCCACACAGCGGAGATGTCAG CTTCCCCGGGGGCCGTCGGGACCCGGCGGATGCAGACGCGGTGGCCACAGCACTGAGGGAGACCCgagaggagctggggctggagctgacGGAGCAGAACGTGTGGGGGCAGCTGCGGACCCTGCCCGACCGG GGGCTGATGGTGGCGCCTGTTGTGGCCAACCTGGGTCCTCTGGAGAACCTGACGCTGGCTCCCAACCCGGATGAG GTAGCCGAGGTCTTCACCCTGCCCTTGGCTCACCTCCTGCGGGAGGACAACCAGGGCTACACCCACTTCCGCACCGCCGGACGCTACAGCTACACCCTGCCCGTGTTCCTCAACGGCCCCCACCGGGTGTGGGGGCTCACGGCTGTCATCACCGAGCTGACCCTCGAGCTCCTGGCGCCCGGGCGCTACCGCAGGAAGACGGTGGTACCGGCGCGGCACCGCTCCGCCTGA
- the NUDT8 gene encoding mitochondrial coenzyme A diphosphatase NUDT8 isoform X3 codes for MSEPGPEDPGGLLSAGSERRCRARLAAAAGQGAAAAAVLVPLCSVRGRPAVLFTLRSRRLGGPHSGDVSFPGGRRDPADADAVATALRETREELGLELTEQNVWGQLRTLPDRQGLMVAPVVANLGPLENLTLAPNPDEGYTHFRTAGRYSYTLPVFLNGPHRVWGLTAVITELTLELLAPGRYRRKTVVPARHRSA; via the exons ATGTCGGAGCCGGGTCCGGAGGACCCCGGGGGGCTGCTGAGCGCGGGCAGCGAGCGCCGGTGCAGGGCTCGGCTGGCGGCGGCCGCGGGGCAgggagcggcggcggccgcggTGCTGGTGCCGCTGTGCTCGGTGCGGGGCCGACCTGCGGTGCTGTTCACGCTGCGGTCCCGGAGACTGGGGGGGCCACACAGCGGAGATGTCAG CTTCCCCGGGGGCCGTCGGGACCCGGCGGATGCAGACGCGGTGGCCACAGCACTGAGGGAGACCCgagaggagctggggctggagctgacGGAGCAGAACGTGTGGGGGCAGCTGCGGACCCTGCCCGACCGG CAGGGGCTGATGGTGGCGCCTGTTGTGGCCAACCTGGGTCCTCTGGAGAACCTGACGCTGGCTCCCAACCCGGATGAG GGCTACACCCACTTCCGCACCGCCGGACGCTACAGCTACACCCTGCCCGTGTTCCTCAACGGCCCCCACCGGGTGTGGGGGCTCACGGCTGTCATCACCGAGCTGACCCTCGAGCTCCTGGCGCCCGGGCGCTACCGCAGGAAGACGGTGGTACCGGCGCGGCACCGCTCCGCCTGA
- the NUDT8 gene encoding mitochondrial coenzyme A diphosphatase NUDT8 isoform X1, with amino-acid sequence MSEPGPEDPGGLLSAGSERRCRARLAAAAGQGAAAAAVLVPLCSVRGRPAVLFTLRSRRLGGPHSGDVSFPGGRRDPADADAVATALRETREELGLELTEQNVWGQLRTLPDRQGLMVAPVVANLGPLENLTLAPNPDEVAEVFTLPLAHLLREDNQGYTHFRTAGRYSYTLPVFLNGPHRVWGLTAVITELTLELLAPGRYRRKTVVPARHRSA; translated from the exons ATGTCGGAGCCGGGTCCGGAGGACCCCGGGGGGCTGCTGAGCGCGGGCAGCGAGCGCCGGTGCAGGGCTCGGCTGGCGGCGGCCGCGGGGCAgggagcggcggcggccgcggTGCTGGTGCCGCTGTGCTCGGTGCGGGGCCGACCTGCGGTGCTGTTCACGCTGCGGTCCCGGAGACTGGGGGGGCCACACAGCGGAGATGTCAG CTTCCCCGGGGGCCGTCGGGACCCGGCGGATGCAGACGCGGTGGCCACAGCACTGAGGGAGACCCgagaggagctggggctggagctgacGGAGCAGAACGTGTGGGGGCAGCTGCGGACCCTGCCCGACCGG CAGGGGCTGATGGTGGCGCCTGTTGTGGCCAACCTGGGTCCTCTGGAGAACCTGACGCTGGCTCCCAACCCGGATGAG GTAGCCGAGGTCTTCACCCTGCCCTTGGCTCACCTCCTGCGGGAGGACAACCAGGGCTACACCCACTTCCGCACCGCCGGACGCTACAGCTACACCCTGCCCGTGTTCCTCAACGGCCCCCACCGGGTGTGGGGGCTCACGGCTGTCATCACCGAGCTGACCCTCGAGCTCCTGGCGCCCGGGCGCTACCGCAGGAAGACGGTGGTACCGGCGCGGCACCGCTCCGCCTGA
- the NDUFV1 gene encoding NADH dehydrogenase [ubiquinone] flavoprotein 1, mitochondrial, translating into MAARQLLGLRGLRGAAASFSTAPKKTQFGSLKDEDRIFTNLYGRHDWRLQGALRRGDWYKTKEILLKGVDWILAEIKASGLRGRGGAGFPTGLKWSFMNKPPDGRPKYLVVNADEGEPGTCKDREIMRHDPHKLLEGCLVAGRAMGARAAYIYIRGEFYNEASNLQVALREAYEAGLLGGDACGSGYAFDVFVVRGAGAYICGEETALIESIEGKQGKPRLKPPFPADVGVFGCPTTVANVETVAVSPTICRRGGAWFASFGRERNSGTKLFNISGHVNSPCTVEEEMSVPLKELIEKHAGGVRGGWDNLLAVIPGGSSTPLLPKSVCETVLMDFDALVQAQSGLGTAAVIVMDKSTDVVKAIARLIEFYKHESCGQCTPCREGVDWMNKVMARFVQGNAQAAEIDALWEISKQIEGHTICALGDGAAWPVQGLIRHFRPELEERMRRYGEAKARAASA; encoded by the exons ATGGCCGCCCggcagctgctggggctgcGGGGCCTGCGCGGGGCTGCGGCCTCGTTCTCG ACAGCACCCAAGAAGACACAGTTCGGATCACTGAAGGATGAGGACCGAATCTTCACCAACCTCTATGGGCGGCACGACTGGAG gctgcagggagctctGCGCCGCGGGGACTGGTACAAGACCAAGGAGATCCTGCTCAAGGGGGTGGATTGGATCCTGGCTGAGATCAAGGCCTCAGGGCTGCGCGGCCGCGGCGGCGCCGGCTTCCCCACCGGCCTCAAGTGGAGCTTCATGAACAAGCCCCCGGATGGGAG ACCCAAGTACCTGGTGGTGAATGCGGATGAGGGGGAGCCTGGGACATGCAAGGACAGGGAGATCATGCGCCATGACCCACACAAGCTGCTGGAGGGATGCCTGGTGGCCGGTCGTGCCATGGGCGCCCGCGCTGCCTACATCTACATCCGCGGCGAGTTCTACAATGAGGCTTCCAACCTGCAG GTGGCCCTAAGGGAAGCCTATGAGGCCGGGCTGCTGGGGGGGGACGCCTGTGGGTCTGGCTATGCCTTCGATGTCTTCGTGGTGAGAGGAGCTGGAGCCTACATCTGTGGGGAGGAGACGGCGCTGATCGAGTCCATTGAGGGCAAGCAGGGCAAGCCAAGGCTGAAACCACCGTTCCCTGCTGACGTGG GTGTCTTCGGCTGTCCCACCACCGTGGCCAACGTGGAGACGGTTGCCGTGTCCCCCACCATCTGCCGCCGCGGCGGTGCCTGGTTCGCCAGCTTCGGCCGCGAGCGCAACTCGGGCACCAAGCTCTTCAACATCTCCGGCCACGTCAACAGCCCCTGCACGGTGGAGGAGGAGATGTCAGTGCCGCTGAAGGAGCTCATTGAGAAGCATGCGG GGGGTGTCCGTGGGGGATGGGACAACCTCTTGGCTGTCATCCCGGGGGGCTCATCCACTCCACTGCTGCCCAAGTCCGTGTGTGAGACTGTGCTCATGGACTTCGATGCGCTGGTGCAGGCACAGAGCGGGTTGGGCACAGCCGCTGTCATCGTCATGGATAAATCG acCGACGTCGTCAAAGCCATCGCTCGGCTCATTGAGTTCTACAAGCACGAGAGCTGCGGGCAGTGCACACCCTGCCGGGAGG GTGTGGACTGGATGAACAAGGTGATGGCTAGATTCGTGCAGGGCAATGCACAGGCAGCTGAGATTGATGCCCTGTGGGAGATCAGCAAACAGATCGAGGGTCACACCATCTGTGCCCTGGGCGATGGTGCTGCCTGGCCTGTGCAG GGCCTCATCCGCCACTTCCGCCCCGAGCTGGAGGAGAGGATGCGGCGCTATGGGGAGGCCAAAGCCCGAGCGGCATCAGCGTAA
- the CABP2 gene encoding calcium-binding protein 2 has translation MFFLFRAPTRRGTGDPAPHNRPQSNRGDRSLPPAPRFGVRRSRGPTSALGLPSPGCSCFPMEQHQAPEDPVPPLPPALQQPLPFPPLVPGSLPQGRACPAGTAPAMGNCTKTPERRLPKDGKPHSGPMDPGDPEEVSEAAQSPPVQGYSVLQGLVGPACIFLRQSIAVTQRDRELRPEEIEELKQAFREFDKDRDGYISYKDLGECMRTMGYMPTEMELIELSQQITGGKVDFDDFVELMGPKMLAETADMIGIKELRDAFREFDTNGDGQISMAELREAMRKLLGQQLHHREVDEILKDVDLNGDGLVDFEEFVRMMSR, from the exons ATGTTCTTCCTCTTCCGTGCACCGACCCGGCGGGGCACAGGTGACCCCGCACCCCACAACCGCCCCCAGAGCAATCGGGGTGACCGCAGCCTCCCCCCGGCCCCACGGTTTGGGGTCCGGCGGAGCCGTGGCCCCACCAGCGCCTTGGGGCTGCCGAGCCCTGGATGCTCATGTTTCCCTATGGAGCAGCATCAGGCCCCCGAGGATCCGGTACCCCCGTTGCCCCCCGCTCTGCAGCAG CCGCTCCCGTTCCCCCCCCTTGTCCCGGGATCGCTGCCCCAGGGCCGGGCATGTCCTGCGGGCACAGCCCCGGCCATGGGCAACTGCACCAAGACCCCCGAGCGGAGGCTGCCCAAG GATGGGAAGCCCCATTCCGGCCCTATGGATCCCGGGGACCCCGAGGAGGTGTCGGAGGCAGCACAGTCCCCCCCGGTGCAGGGGTACTCggtgctgcaggggctggtggGACCGGCCTGCATCTTCCTGCGCCAGAGCATCGCTGTCACCCAGCGG GATCGAGAGCTGCGGCCTGAGGAGATCGAAG AGCTGAAACAGGCGTTCCGGGAGTTCGACAAGGATCGGGATGGATACATCAGCTACAAGGACCTGGGCGAGTGCATGAGGACCATGGGCTACATGCCCACCGAGATGGAGCTCATTGAGCTGTCCCAGCAGATCA CCGGAGGAAAGGTGGATTTTGATGACTTTGTGGAGCTGATGGGGCCCAAGATGCTGGCGGAGACCGCGGATATGATCGGGATCAAGGAGCTGCGCGATGCCTTCCGCGAG TTCGACACCAACGGTGACGGGCAGATCAGCATGGCAGAGCTGCGGGAGGCCATGCgcaagctgctggggcagcagctccatcaccGGGAGGTGGATGAGATCCTCAAGGACGTGGATCTCAATGGGGACGGGCTGGTGGACTTCGAAG AGTTTGTGCGGATGATGTCGCGCTGA
- the LOC117436017 gene encoding NADH dehydrogenase [ubiquinone] iron-sulfur protein 8, mitochondrial-like, with product MAALRLVSRAARSGPPAPLGSLRLLGTTPPRGCYKYVNVQEPAMDMRSITDRAAQTLLWTELIRGLSMTLSYLFREPATINYPFEKGPLSPRFRGEHALRRYPSGEERCIACKLCEAVCPAQAITIEAEPRADGSRRTTRYDIDMTKCIYCGFCQEACPVDAIVEGPNFEFSTETHEELLYNKEKLLNNGDKWEAEIAANIQADYLYR from the exons ATGGCTGCGCTGCGCTTGGTGTCCCGGGCTGCCCGCTCAG gCCCTCCAGCCCCATTGGGCTCCCTGCGCCTGCTCGGGACCACCCCCCCCAGAGGCTGCTACA AGTACGTCAATGTCCAGGAGCCAGCCATGGACATGCGCTCCATCACTGACCGTGCTGCACAGACCCTGCTCTGGACGGAGCTCATCCGAG GCCTGTCCATGACCCTCAGTTACCTGTTCCGGGAACCAGCCACCATCAACTACCCCTTTGAGAAGGGTCCCCTGAGCCCCCGGTTCCGGGGGGAGCACGCTCTGCGCCGGTACCCGTCCGGGGAGGAGAGGTGCATCGCCTGCAAGCTGTGCGAGGCTGTCTGCCCGGCACAG GCCATCACCATCGAGGCCGAGCCCCGCGCCGACGGCAGCCGCCGCACCACCCGCTATGACATTGACATGACCAAGTGCATCTACTGTGGGTTCTGCCAGGAGGCCTGTCCTGTGGATGCCATCGTGGAG GGTCCCAACTTCGAGTTCTCCACAGAGACACACGAGGAGCTGCTCTACAACAAGGAGAAGCTGCTCAACAATGGTGACAAATGGGAGGCTGAGATCGCTGCCAACATCCAGGCTGATTACTTGTACCGGTGA